The bacterium genome includes a region encoding these proteins:
- a CDS encoding ATP-binding cassette domain-containing protein — protein sequence MRVTDVIEVSGLVKRFDDLVAVDGVSFVVRAGEVFGFLGPNGAGKTTTLSILATLLQPTSGSASVAGCDVLENPAGVRREIGIVFQESSLDTKLTARENLDFHARIYGVDDRKARVAEMLAFMELSEWGDKLVERLSGGMRRRLEVSRALLHRPRVLFLDEPTLGLDVQNRRKIWDYLLEGARVDSTTVFLTTHDLHEAERCHRVGIIDRGRLVACGTPAELKSSLGGSVVRLRCADPVGAARTIMSTTGLEAKLEDGSVVVVVDSPAEFLPEVMRLFGAAVEKIQVEEPTLEDVFLALTGHTLRDDEERGQGAWRTAHAATARRDVR from the coding sequence TTGAGGGTAACCGACGTCATCGAGGTTTCGGGTCTGGTAAAACGCTTCGACGACCTCGTCGCCGTGGACGGCGTGAGCTTCGTGGTGCGGGCGGGGGAGGTCTTCGGCTTCCTGGGTCCCAACGGGGCCGGAAAGACGACCACCCTTTCGATTCTGGCGACGCTGCTGCAACCCACGTCCGGGTCGGCCAGCGTCGCCGGGTGCGACGTGCTGGAGAACCCCGCCGGCGTACGGCGCGAGATCGGAATCGTGTTCCAGGAAAGCTCCCTGGACACCAAGCTCACCGCCCGGGAGAACCTGGACTTCCACGCCCGCATCTACGGTGTGGACGATCGGAAGGCGCGTGTGGCCGAGATGCTCGCCTTCATGGAACTTTCCGAATGGGGCGATAAATTGGTGGAGCGGCTCTCCGGCGGCATGCGGCGCAGGTTGGAGGTGTCCCGGGCCCTGCTGCACCGGCCCCGGGTCCTCTTCCTGGACGAGCCCACCCTCGGCCTCGACGTGCAGAACCGGCGGAAAATCTGGGACTACCTACTCGAGGGCGCCCGCGTGGATTCGACCACCGTTTTTCTGACCACCCACGACCTCCACGAGGCGGAGCGGTGCCACCGGGTAGGAATTATTGACCGGGGCAGGCTGGTCGCGTGCGGCACCCCCGCCGAGCTGAAGTCCTCCCTCGGGGGGAGCGTGGTCCGTCTGCGCTGCGCGGACCCGGTAGGCGCGGCGCGGACCATCATGTCCACCACGGGGCTGGAGGCCAAGCTGGAGGACGGCTCCGTCGTCGTGGTGGTGGATTCCCCCGCCGAGTTCCTGCCGGAGGTCATGCGGCTCTTCGGCGCCGCCGTCGAGAAGATTCAGGTCGAGGAGCCCACCCTGGAGGACGTGTTCCTCGCCCTCACCGGTCACACCCTGCGCGACGACGAGGAGCGGGGCCAGGGTGCCTGGCGGACTGCACACGCCGCCACGGCCAGGAGGGACGTCCGATGA
- a CDS encoding Gfo/Idh/MocA family oxidoreductase codes for MVRLVMAGVGRWGGNVLKSLVALEGCVVEKTFDPSEEGRARARELAPQAVHADSFAALLTGSPDGVVIAAPAELHHPLALEALQRNLNVFVEKPLALNVAQGEELVRQAEERGVVLFVGHVLRYHPAMDAIRRAIHDGKIGKVLTAHTRRTNFGRVRSAENVVWSIAPHDIVNLAEIFGEWPDRVSCSGRADIRSQITDYALLTLEFPSGRLALAHVSWLDPQKKRELTVVGDRGMLLWEDAAGRLEFFPNRAEPSPDGSTAHHTGPAERLEITAGEPLARELAHFVACCRGEEKPLSDGREGLAVLRVLAAADESTRQGGAPVEVE; via the coding sequence ATGGTTCGGCTCGTGATGGCCGGCGTGGGCCGGTGGGGGGGAAACGTCCTCAAGAGCCTGGTCGCCCTCGAGGGCTGCGTGGTGGAAAAAACCTTCGACCCGTCGGAAGAGGGCCGGGCCAGGGCCCGCGAGCTCGCCCCCCAAGCCGTCCACGCCGATTCCTTCGCCGCGCTGCTCACAGGGAGCCCCGACGGCGTCGTCATCGCCGCCCCGGCGGAGCTGCATCACCCCCTCGCCCTCGAGGCCCTGCAGAGAAACCTCAACGTATTCGTGGAAAAGCCGCTGGCTCTGAACGTCGCCCAGGGCGAGGAGCTGGTCCGCCAGGCGGAGGAGAGGGGCGTCGTCCTCTTCGTCGGCCACGTCCTGCGCTACCACCCGGCGATGGACGCGATTCGCCGGGCAATCCACGATGGGAAAATCGGGAAGGTCCTCACCGCGCACACACGGCGCACCAACTTCGGCCGCGTCCGTTCCGCCGAGAACGTCGTCTGGAGCATCGCCCCCCACGACATCGTCAACCTCGCGGAAATTTTCGGGGAGTGGCCCGACCGGGTTTCCTGCTCCGGTCGGGCGGACATCCGTTCACAGATAACCGACTACGCCCTGCTCACCCTTGAATTTCCCTCGGGGCGGCTGGCTCTGGCGCACGTGAGCTGGCTCGACCCGCAGAAGAAGCGGGAGCTCACGGTGGTGGGCGACCGGGGGATGCTCCTGTGGGAGGACGCCGCAGGGCGGCTGGAGTTTTTTCCGAACCGGGCGGAGCCCTCGCCGGACGGCTCGACGGCCCACCACACCGGCCCGGCCGAGAGACTCGAGATAACCGCCGGTGAGCCGCTGGCCCGGGAGCTGGCCCACTTCGTCGCATGCTGCCGGGGGGAGGAGAAACCGCTGTCGGACGGGCGGGAGGGTCTGGCGGTGCTCAGGGTGCTCGCCGCCGCCGACGAGAGCACCCGCCAAGGCGGCGCACCCGTCGAGGTGGAGTGA
- a CDS encoding HU family DNA-binding protein produces MTKREIAITVAKKLNVTQKVAAQVLDALIEEMRQTLSRGERIEIRDFGVFSVRKAKQKLARNPRTNQEVIVPARKRIKFVPGKRMKALSLDLSD; encoded by the coding sequence ATGACGAAGCGGGAGATTGCCATAACCGTGGCCAAGAAGCTGAACGTGACCCAGAAGGTCGCGGCTCAGGTTCTCGACGCCCTCATCGAGGAGATGCGTCAGACCCTCTCCCGGGGCGAACGGATCGAGATCCGGGACTTCGGCGTCTTCAGCGTCCGCAAGGCCAAGCAGAAGCTCGCCCGCAACCCGCGCACAAACCAGGAGGTCATCGTCCCCGCCCGCAAGAGGATAAAATTCGTCCCCGGCAAGCGGATGAAGGCGCTGTCCCTGGACCTGTCCGACTGA
- a CDS encoding GuaB3 family IMP dehydrogenase-related protein, translated as MGKYIGIGRKARQCFGFDDVALVPGSLTINPDDVDISWEVAGKRFGVPIVASAMDGVVDVRFAVEFGRLGGFAVLNLEGVQTRFADPGEVLDRIGAAKPDESTHLLQKIYEEPIKKELVGRRVEEIKAGGAPAVVSAIPQRAAEFGPLAAEAGCDVFVVQSTVATVEHESKSYESLDFAKFIADMHQRGIPVMVGNTTTYEVTYALMKTGADGIFCGVGPGAACTTRGVLGIGVPQITTTVDCAYARDRFYKMTGRYVPVITDGGMRVGGDICKAFAAGADAVMIGSPFAKAHEAPGRGYHWGMATPHANLPRGTRVHVGQNASLERILFGPAELDDGSQNLVGALRTSMGNVGAHNIKEMQNTEIIIAPAIQTEGKLLQKVQKIGMAK; from the coding sequence ATGGGCAAGTATATCGGTATCGGTCGCAAAGCCCGGCAGTGCTTCGGCTTCGACGACGTTGCGCTGGTCCCGGGGAGTTTGACCATCAATCCCGACGACGTGGACATCTCCTGGGAGGTTGCCGGGAAGCGCTTCGGAGTCCCCATCGTCGCCTCGGCCATGGACGGCGTGGTTGACGTGAGGTTCGCGGTGGAGTTCGGCCGGCTGGGCGGATTCGCCGTGCTGAACCTCGAGGGGGTCCAGACCCGCTTCGCGGACCCCGGCGAGGTGCTGGACCGTATCGGCGCCGCGAAACCCGACGAGAGCACCCACCTGCTCCAGAAGATTTACGAAGAGCCCATCAAGAAGGAGCTCGTCGGCCGGCGGGTGGAGGAAATCAAAGCCGGCGGGGCGCCCGCCGTGGTGAGCGCCATCCCCCAGCGCGCCGCCGAGTTCGGACCCCTCGCCGCCGAGGCCGGATGCGACGTCTTCGTCGTCCAGTCCACCGTGGCCACCGTGGAGCACGAATCGAAGAGCTACGAATCGCTGGACTTCGCAAAATTCATCGCCGACATGCACCAGCGGGGCATCCCCGTCATGGTCGGCAACACGACCACCTACGAGGTTACCTACGCGCTGATGAAGACCGGCGCGGACGGCATCTTCTGCGGGGTCGGGCCGGGAGCGGCCTGCACCACCCGCGGCGTCCTGGGCATCGGCGTGCCGCAGATAACCACCACCGTGGACTGTGCCTACGCCCGGGACCGCTTCTACAAGATGACCGGCCGCTACGTGCCCGTCATCACCGACGGCGGGATGCGGGTCGGTGGCGACATCTGCAAGGCCTTCGCCGCCGGCGCCGACGCGGTGATGATCGGCTCGCCCTTCGCCAAGGCCCACGAAGCTCCGGGGCGCGGATACCACTGGGGCATGGCCACACCCCACGCCAACCTCCCGCGCGGCACGCGGGTCCACGTGGGGCAGAACGCCTCCCTGGAGCGCATACTCTTCGGCCCCGCCGAGCTGGACGACGGGAGCCAGAACCTGGTCGGGGCGCTCCGGACCAGCATGGGCAACGTGGGGGCGCACAACATCAAGGAGATGCAGAACACGGAGATAATCATCGCCCCCGCGATTCAGACCGAGGGCAAGCTCCTGCAGAAGGTGCAGAAGATAGGCATGGCCAAGTAG
- a CDS encoding class I SAM-dependent methyltransferase: MDVNEVGRYWDSNAPVWTRLARMGSDVFRDQFNTPAFLGILPDVKGLNGLDIGCGEGANTRLVARRGARMTALDVSPTFVKLAADMVEEGTPGITYLVADGCRLPFADDSFDFVTAFMSLMDMPDQEGAFVEAGRVLRPGGFFQFSITHPCTDTPYRKWIQDDEGRRVALACGGYFRELDGEICEWIFGHAPAELRETLPKFRIPDFHRPLSFYFNGLADAGFVLERVCEPQASDEAVARYPELDDTRIAPMFLIIRARLPR; this comes from the coding sequence ATGGACGTGAACGAAGTCGGCCGTTACTGGGACTCCAACGCGCCGGTGTGGACGCGGCTGGCGCGGATGGGCTCCGACGTCTTCCGCGACCAGTTCAACACGCCGGCCTTTCTCGGCATACTTCCCGACGTTAAAGGGCTCAACGGTTTGGATATCGGTTGCGGCGAGGGGGCCAACACGCGCCTCGTGGCCCGTCGCGGGGCGCGGATGACCGCCCTGGACGTTTCTCCGACCTTCGTCAAGCTGGCCGCAGACATGGTCGAGGAAGGGACGCCGGGGATTACCTACCTAGTCGCCGACGGCTGCCGCCTTCCCTTCGCGGACGACTCCTTCGATTTCGTCACCGCCTTCATGAGCCTGATGGATATGCCGGACCAGGAAGGGGCCTTCGTCGAGGCCGGGCGGGTACTCAGGCCCGGCGGGTTCTTCCAGTTCTCCATCACGCACCCTTGCACCGATACCCCATACCGTAAATGGATTCAAGACGACGAGGGCCGGCGGGTGGCCCTGGCCTGCGGAGGCTACTTCCGTGAGCTCGATGGCGAAATTTGCGAGTGGATTTTCGGCCACGCGCCGGCGGAGCTCCGGGAGACACTTCCCAAATTCAGGATTCCCGATTTCCACCGCCCGTTGAGCTTTTACTTCAACGGTCTAGCGGACGCCGGTTTCGTCCTGGAGCGGGTCTGCGAACCGCAGGCGTCCGACGAAGCCGTGGCGCGTTATCCCGAGCTAGACGACACGCGGATCGCGCCCATGTTCCTCATCATCCGGGCCCGGTTGCCAAGATAA
- a CDS encoding ABC transporter permease has translation MIQGFAVSAIWLREFKRYFRDVPRVAASVARPVVWLFILGIGISPNFSQVAGLNYIEYIFPGMVVMTILFTSTISAISIIWDRDFGLLKEMLSAPISRSSIVVGKVLGGATICTAQGFIAILLVFLTHVQLLWYNIAWILLVSFIVGFMLAGLGVIIASLVKTYEGFSSVMNFLIMPMFLASGAVFPLDNLPRWAYLVARANPIAYAVDLFRGLMLRHYEFTFLIDLTVLLGLTVIITALAIYRFRRMATRW, from the coding sequence ATGATTCAGGGGTTCGCCGTCAGCGCCATCTGGCTCCGGGAGTTCAAGCGGTACTTCCGGGACGTCCCGCGGGTGGCCGCCTCCGTCGCCCGACCCGTCGTCTGGCTTTTCATCCTGGGCATCGGCATCTCGCCGAATTTTTCCCAGGTGGCCGGCCTGAACTACATCGAGTACATCTTCCCCGGCATGGTGGTGATGACCATCCTGTTCACCTCGACGATTTCGGCGATTTCCATCATCTGGGACCGCGACTTCGGACTGTTGAAGGAGATGCTCTCCGCGCCCATCAGCCGCAGCTCCATCGTCGTCGGGAAGGTGCTCGGCGGCGCCACCATCTGCACCGCCCAGGGCTTCATCGCCATCCTCCTGGTCTTCCTCACCCACGTGCAGCTTTTGTGGTACAACATCGCCTGGATTCTGTTGGTCAGCTTCATCGTGGGGTTCATGCTCGCCGGTCTGGGGGTCATCATCGCCAGCCTGGTGAAAACCTACGAGGGCTTCAGCTCGGTGATGAATTTTCTCATCATGCCGATGTTTTTAGCCTCGGGCGCCGTGTTCCCCCTGGACAACCTCCCGCGCTGGGCTTACCTCGTCGCCCGGGCCAACCCCATCGCCTACGCCGTGGACCTCTTCCGCGGCCTGATGCTGCGGCACTACGAGTTCACCTTCCTCATAGACCTCACCGTGCTCCTGGGGCTGACCGTCATCATCACCGCCCTGGCTATCTACCGCTTCCGGCGCATGGCCACCCGGTGGTAG
- a CDS encoding acyltransferase translates to MTDKFYVHPTSIVDPDVEIGAGTKIWHFCHVCSRARIGRNCSLGQNCYIGGDVVIGDRCKLQNNVSVYTRVTLEEGVFCGPSCVFTNDLTPRSLFPKAGSADWVPTLCRRGSTIGANATVICGVTLGEHSMVGAGAMVTRNVPDFGLVIGVPARLVGWVCACGRRLGLPLCSGEILTEACAACGLRYELTESGLARLDAIAD, encoded by the coding sequence TTGACGGATAAATTCTACGTCCACCCCACCAGCATCGTTGACCCGGACGTCGAAATCGGCGCGGGCACCAAAATATGGCACTTTTGCCACGTCTGTTCGAGGGCTCGCATCGGGCGGAATTGCAGCCTCGGCCAGAACTGCTACATCGGCGGCGACGTGGTCATCGGTGATCGCTGCAAGCTGCAGAACAACGTCAGCGTCTACACCCGCGTGACCCTCGAGGAGGGCGTCTTCTGCGGCCCGAGCTGCGTCTTTACCAACGATCTTACTCCGCGGTCCCTCTTCCCTAAGGCTGGCTCGGCGGATTGGGTCCCCACCCTCTGTCGGAGAGGCTCCACCATCGGGGCCAACGCCACCGTCATCTGCGGCGTCACCCTGGGCGAGCACTCGATGGTCGGCGCCGGGGCCATGGTCACACGGAACGTGCCGGACTTCGGCCTGGTCATCGGCGTACCGGCGCGGCTCGTCGGGTGGGTGTGCGCCTGCGGCCGGAGGCTCGGTCTGCCGCTGTGCTCGGGGGAAATACTCACCGAGGCCTGCGCCGCCTGCGGCCTCCGCTACGAGCTGACGGAAAGCGGACTTGCCCGCCTGGACGCCATCGCCGACTAA
- the glgA gene encoding glycogen synthase GlgA: protein MKILIAASEVVPYAKTGGLADVAGALPREFAKLGHDARLVMPRYAKVKNELEPVKTGLGVELAGERVAFDLLRDRSQGYEAWFVDCPRFFDRPGLYGEDGADYPDNAARFAFFAKAILAAAEAVGFTPDVIHCHDWQTALVPLFLKKGGCPFSSGTLFTIHNLAYMGNFPPGEALPLIGLGDGVFTAEGGLEYYGKVNYLKAGLVFAEILTTVSETYAREIQTPEFGYGLEGVLRSRSTDLFGVLNGIDYEIWNPAADADLVANYSGKNPGGKALCKANLQREYGLPERADVPLFGMVSRLADQKGLDLFEKVADDFFSKELQFVLLGTGDPKYHALFGELAARYPEKCGVRLAYDAALAQRIYAGSDLFLMPSRYEPCGLGQLIALAYGTLPLVRATGGLADTIREGENGFVFTDYVPSALFDATKRSLAAFSDRETWDGLVRRAFASRYPWSRSAERYVELFDRTLTERLRG, encoded by the coding sequence GTGAAGATACTCATCGCCGCCAGCGAGGTCGTCCCCTACGCCAAGACCGGCGGCCTGGCCGACGTGGCCGGCGCCCTGCCCCGGGAGTTCGCAAAATTGGGGCACGACGCGCGCCTCGTCATGCCGCGCTACGCCAAGGTCAAGAACGAGCTGGAGCCGGTGAAGACCGGCCTGGGCGTAGAGCTGGCCGGGGAGCGCGTGGCCTTCGATTTATTACGCGACAGGAGCCAGGGCTACGAAGCCTGGTTCGTGGATTGCCCTCGATTTTTCGACCGACCGGGGCTCTACGGCGAGGACGGGGCCGATTATCCCGACAATGCCGCCCGCTTCGCATTCTTCGCCAAGGCGATTCTGGCCGCGGCCGAGGCGGTCGGTTTCACCCCCGACGTCATCCACTGCCACGACTGGCAGACCGCGCTCGTCCCCCTCTTTTTAAAGAAGGGCGGCTGCCCGTTCTCTTCCGGTACCCTCTTCACCATCCACAACCTGGCCTACATGGGCAACTTCCCCCCCGGCGAGGCGCTGCCCTTGATCGGCCTGGGCGACGGGGTGTTCACCGCCGAGGGCGGTCTCGAATACTACGGCAAGGTCAACTACCTCAAGGCCGGACTGGTTTTCGCGGAAATCTTGACCACCGTCAGCGAGACCTACGCCCGCGAGATTCAGACGCCGGAGTTCGGCTACGGGCTGGAGGGGGTTCTGCGGTCCCGCTCCACCGACCTCTTCGGCGTCCTAAACGGGATAGACTACGAAATCTGGAATCCCGCCGCGGACGCCGACCTCGTCGCCAACTACTCGGGAAAAAACCCCGGCGGCAAAGCCCTGTGCAAGGCCAACCTTCAGCGGGAGTACGGCCTGCCCGAACGGGCGGATGTTCCGCTCTTCGGCATGGTCTCCCGCCTGGCCGACCAGAAGGGGCTGGACCTCTTCGAGAAGGTTGCCGACGATTTCTTCAGCAAGGAGTTGCAATTCGTCCTCCTGGGGACGGGCGACCCGAAGTACCACGCGCTCTTCGGCGAGCTGGCCGCGCGGTATCCGGAAAAGTGCGGCGTGCGGCTGGCCTACGACGCGGCTCTGGCCCAGCGCATCTACGCCGGGTCCGACCTCTTCCTCATGCCGAGCCGCTACGAGCCCTGTGGATTGGGTCAGCTCATCGCTCTGGCTTACGGGACCCTGCCTTTGGTCCGCGCCACGGGGGGGCTGGCCGACACCATCCGGGAGGGGGAGAACGGCTTCGTTTTCACGGACTACGTACCGTCGGCCCTTTTCGACGCAACCAAGCGCTCCCTGGCGGCTTTTTCCGACCGGGAAACCTGGGACGGGCTGGTCCGTCGGGCCTTCGCCTCCCGGTACCCCTGGTCCCGTTCGGCGGAGAGGTACGTCGAGCTTTTCGATAGAACCTTGACAGAGAGGCTCCGGGGCTAG
- the infB gene encoding translation initiation factor IF-2, producing MRVHELSKEFGIPSKLLIARMRSLGIEVSGHMSSVNPEQEKLLRTKFKAAAKADASFDKPLPKTRRVRKPVTPEEKARARAESVGTKRADGKPRVRVRHHPQEEVVQTGGEVAEVREVGVEAEGEIVTAPKVHLKGVARPRVKKAAPAEEAETPVEVAPEEAAGPVTSPVTSRRDIKRPDFDTHEEEGEDKRGGSRVLFRPEKPVAAEDLGLTAQEKKPPKTVRRRRRRRRRKSSSVMIHELRTSRKTRSKPKEEAKRVHISRPITPIELADLLHLPVDEVLAKLGELGEEYGAIEEMDVVTVATLVDELGFEAVLPADFDDESKLKPRPPIIAVLGHVDHGKTTLLDYIRQTDVAAGEAGGITQHIGAYQVSTKHGPITFIDTPGHEAFTAMRARGAEVTDIVVLVVAAEDGVMPQTVEAINHARAADVEILVAITKMDKPEADAEKVRRQLSKYNLAPEEWGGQTTFCEVSGVTGQGVDQLLESLALHGEMLELRADSSANSQGVVIETRIDRGRGGIGTVIITDGTLKIGQAFVCGTQAGKVRLMTDDKGRQIESIPPGTPGEIQGFDGLPEAGDSLISISDEKTARAIASLRQSAGREEKLESAKRRTLADFLKPGGVEEANKLPLIIKGDVNGTVEAVRDSLVRFNSDEVEIEVIHSAVGGVTEADVQLAAATGAIVVGFNVVPDSKAVNLAQKMDVQVKLFRIIYELLDEIKATVSGMLAPEIREQGLGQAEVRETFRIPKVGIIAGCYVTSGKVKRNVMARLVRDGRLVYEGRLTSLRRFKEDVREVAEGYECGIGLERFDDIHVGDLIDVYELVEEARELV from the coding sequence ATGAGGGTCCACGAGCTGTCAAAAGAATTCGGCATCCCGTCAAAGCTCCTGATAGCCAGGATGCGCTCCCTGGGTATCGAGGTGTCCGGCCACATGTCGTCGGTCAACCCCGAGCAGGAGAAGCTGCTGCGCACGAAGTTCAAGGCCGCGGCGAAGGCCGACGCCTCCTTCGATAAACCGCTCCCCAAGACCCGACGGGTGAGGAAACCGGTGACACCAGAGGAAAAGGCCCGCGCCCGGGCCGAGTCCGTGGGGACGAAGCGCGCCGACGGCAAACCCCGGGTCCGCGTCCGTCACCACCCCCAGGAGGAGGTCGTCCAGACTGGAGGCGAGGTCGCGGAGGTGCGGGAGGTCGGTGTAGAGGCTGAGGGCGAAATCGTCACCGCTCCCAAGGTCCATCTCAAGGGCGTAGCCAGGCCCAGGGTGAAAAAAGCCGCCCCGGCGGAGGAAGCGGAGACGCCCGTCGAGGTGGCCCCGGAGGAAGCGGCGGGGCCCGTCACTTCCCCGGTAACTTCCAGGCGCGACATCAAGCGACCCGATTTCGACACCCACGAGGAGGAGGGCGAGGACAAACGCGGTGGTTCGCGGGTGCTCTTCCGCCCCGAGAAGCCGGTCGCCGCCGAGGACCTGGGTTTAACCGCCCAGGAGAAGAAGCCGCCCAAGACCGTCCGCCGCCGTCGTCGCCGTCGTCGCCGGAAGTCGAGCTCGGTGATGATCCACGAGCTCCGCACCAGCCGCAAAACGAGGTCCAAGCCCAAGGAAGAGGCCAAAAGGGTTCATATCTCGAGGCCCATCACCCCCATCGAGCTGGCCGATCTGCTCCACCTCCCGGTGGACGAAGTTTTGGCGAAACTCGGCGAGCTGGGTGAGGAGTACGGGGCCATCGAGGAGATGGACGTCGTCACCGTGGCCACCCTGGTGGACGAGTTGGGCTTCGAGGCTGTTCTGCCCGCCGACTTCGATGATGAGAGCAAACTGAAGCCGCGTCCGCCGATCATCGCCGTGCTCGGCCACGTGGATCACGGCAAGACCACCCTTCTGGACTACATCCGCCAGACCGACGTGGCCGCCGGAGAGGCGGGGGGCATCACCCAGCACATCGGCGCCTACCAGGTTTCGACCAAGCACGGCCCCATCACCTTCATAGACACTCCCGGTCACGAGGCCTTTACGGCGATGCGGGCCCGGGGCGCCGAGGTGACCGACATCGTCGTCCTGGTTGTCGCCGCCGAAGACGGCGTCATGCCACAGACCGTCGAGGCCATCAACCACGCCCGCGCCGCCGACGTCGAGATACTCGTGGCCATCACCAAGATGGACAAGCCCGAGGCCGACGCGGAAAAGGTGCGGCGTCAGCTCTCCAAGTACAACCTAGCCCCCGAGGAATGGGGCGGCCAGACCACTTTCTGCGAGGTGTCCGGAGTCACCGGCCAGGGCGTGGACCAGCTCCTGGAAAGCCTCGCCCTCCACGGCGAGATGCTGGAGCTCAGGGCGGACTCCAGCGCCAACTCCCAGGGTGTCGTGATCGAGACCCGCATAGATCGCGGTCGGGGCGGCATCGGAACGGTCATCATCACCGACGGCACCCTGAAAATCGGCCAGGCCTTCGTCTGCGGCACCCAGGCCGGCAAGGTCCGCCTGATGACCGACGACAAGGGCAGGCAGATAGAGTCCATACCGCCCGGCACACCCGGCGAGATCCAGGGCTTTGACGGCCTCCCCGAGGCGGGCGATTCCCTCATCTCCATTTCCGACGAGAAGACGGCCCGCGCCATCGCCTCCCTGCGCCAGTCCGCCGGCCGAGAGGAGAAGCTCGAGAGCGCCAAGCGAAGGACCCTGGCCGATTTCCTCAAACCCGGCGGGGTCGAGGAGGCGAACAAGCTCCCCCTCATCATCAAGGGCGACGTGAACGGCACCGTGGAAGCCGTGCGGGATTCCCTCGTCCGATTCAACTCCGATGAGGTGGAGATCGAGGTCATCCACTCCGCCGTGGGGGGCGTGACCGAGGCGGACGTGCAGTTGGCCGCGGCCACCGGCGCGATCGTCGTCGGCTTCAACGTGGTGCCCGATTCCAAGGCGGTGAACCTCGCCCAGAAAATGGACGTGCAGGTAAAGCTCTTCCGGATAATTTACGAGCTGCTGGACGAGATAAAGGCCACGGTGAGCGGCATGCTCGCTCCGGAGATCCGCGAGCAGGGGCTGGGGCAGGCGGAAGTACGGGAGACGTTCCGCATCCCCAAGGTCGGCATCATCGCCGGTTGCTACGTAACCTCGGGCAAGGTGAAGCGCAACGTCATGGCCCGGCTGGTCCGGGACGGACGGCTGGTTTACGAGGGCCGACTTACGAGCCTCCGGCGTTTCAAGGAGGACGTGCGCGAGGTCGCCGAGGGCTACGAGTGCGGCATCGGCCTCGAACGCTTCGACGATATCCATGTCGGCGACCTGATCGATGTTTACGAGCTGGTCGAGGAGGCGCGCGAGCTCGTGTAA
- the nusA gene encoding transcription termination factor NusA — MDYDFIQALEAIARNKGIEQDILYEALEAGLMAAGRRRFGEHAIISSQVDLDEGRVLVWLTKKVVRRVKDHITEISQKDARYLAGNDVVIGDELDIEVDTAEFGRSAAQTAKQVVMQRIREAERDTIFDEFKHREGTLINGIVQGDSAGGIVIDLGRTDGIMPYSERIPREQYRKGDRVKAYVLEVRKTNRSPQIILSRRHPGLVEQLFAQEIPEVADGTVAIAAIARDAGFRTKVAVRSNDSNVDAVGTCVGLRGYRIQSIVRELDQERVDLVLWDRDMLRFAKHSFNPVEVLRAEYDELNERVLVVVPEEKLSVAIGKGGRNIKLASRLVGVRIDVRSPEQYEEEKTALTAQEEQEEVVADLTCLPGVGESTAMNLFAAGFDGVEALAAASVENLSQAKGIGPKTAEKLIQAAKKLLEEEGY, encoded by the coding sequence ATGGACTACGACTTCATTCAAGCCCTGGAAGCCATCGCCCGGAACAAGGGCATCGAGCAGGACATCCTCTACGAAGCCCTGGAGGCCGGGCTCATGGCCGCCGGCCGGCGCCGGTTCGGCGAGCACGCCATCATCTCGTCCCAGGTGGACCTGGACGAGGGACGGGTCCTGGTCTGGCTGACCAAGAAGGTCGTGCGCAGGGTCAAGGACCACATCACGGAGATATCGCAGAAGGACGCGCGGTATCTGGCCGGCAACGATGTGGTCATCGGCGACGAGCTGGACATCGAGGTGGACACGGCTGAGTTCGGCCGCTCCGCCGCCCAGACCGCCAAGCAGGTCGTCATGCAGCGCATCCGGGAGGCCGAGCGGGACACCATCTTCGACGAGTTCAAGCACCGCGAGGGGACCCTGATAAACGGCATAGTCCAGGGCGACTCCGCCGGCGGCATCGTCATAGACCTGGGGCGCACCGACGGCATCATGCCCTACTCCGAGCGCATCCCCCGCGAACAGTACCGCAAGGGGGACCGTGTCAAGGCCTACGTGCTCGAGGTGCGCAAGACCAACCGCAGCCCCCAGATCATCCTCTCCCGGCGCCACCCGGGCCTGGTGGAGCAGCTCTTCGCCCAGGAGATTCCCGAAGTGGCCGACGGGACGGTGGCGATAGCCGCCATCGCCCGCGACGCCGGTTTCCGCACCAAGGTTGCCGTCCGCTCCAACGACTCCAACGTGGACGCCGTGGGCACCTGCGTGGGGCTGCGCGGCTACCGCATCCAGTCCATCGTGCGCGAGCTGGACCAGGAGCGGGTGGACCTCGTCCTGTGGGACCGGGACATGCTCCGGTTCGCCAAACACTCTTTCAACCCGGTGGAGGTCCTGCGGGCCGAATACGACGAGCTAAACGAACGGGTTCTGGTCGTCGTTCCCGAGGAGAAGCTGTCGGTGGCCATCGGCAAGGGAGGGCGGAACATCAAGCTCGCCTCGCGACTGGTCGGGGTCCGGATAGACGTGCGCAGCCCCGAGCAGTACGAGGAGGAGAAGACCGCCCTCACCGCCCAGGAGGAGCAGGAGGAGGTCGTCGCCGACCTGACCTGCCTGCCCGGGGTCGGTGAGTCCACGGCGATGAACCTCTTCGCGGCCGGTTTCGACGGCGTGGAGGCCTTGGCGGCGGCGTCGGTGGAGAACCTGTCCCAGGCCAAGGGCATCGGACCGAAAACGGCGGAGAAGCTCATCCAGGCCGCCAAGAAGCTCCTGGAGGAAGAGGGCTACTAG